In Mucilaginibacter sp. KACC 22063, the genomic stretch ATTGGACTCTGGTGTATGGCTGATCTGAGCTATGATAGGCACACGTGTGATTCTTTCAATATCTAACCGTCTTTTTACAGTTGAATCAACAATATTGACCATGTATATAACGCCGATAGGTATTAATAAACCCATTGCAAGGAAAGCAATGTAGATCACACTCTTTGCAGGTTTAAAATACATCGACGAGCTTTTTGCCTTGTCTATTGTTTTACTATCAGATACAGTTGAGGCAAGCGACATGGCCGTTTCTTCCCGCTTTTGCAGCAAAAATGTAAACAGGTTGTTTTTGATATCCCTGTCGCGCATTACATCAATAAGCCCGCGCTCTTTTGCAGGTACATTCTTTATCACTTCACTAAACTTGTTGTTTTGTTGAAGCAGTTGCGCTTTGTTATTTAAAAGCCCTGTCCTGACATTCTGCATTGTTTGTAATACAGTTTTTCTCAAGGCAATGATCTGATCACTAATTGAACTCACACTCGGGTTTGTTGCCGGGGTAGTTCTTAACATGCTTTCGCGTTTTACCTGTGCATCGGCAAGTTGTTGTATCAGCACCAGTAACGACGGATCTTCTATTCCCTGCATGGCAGGTAATTTCATCTGATCCAGCGAGCTATTCCTTAAATAATCTTCAAATGATTTTAAAACACCTAATTCAAGGTTGATCTTTGATAATTGTGCATCATTGGTTTGCACTTCTGAAAGAAATATGGAAGACTGGGCACTGATGTCAACAATTTTATTGCTCGACTTATAGTCCTGAACTTTTTTCTCTACCGAATTTAGTTCAGTTGCTACAGCGGTAAGCCTGCTTTCTATAAAGGCCAGCGTATTTGCTGTAGTTTTATTTTTATCATCAATAGATATCTGATTATACTCGTCAACTAATTTTGTGAGTATATCCTTGCCGCGGTCGGCATTTTCATCTTCCATTGAAATAAACAATACCGTAGCTTGCTTACTTGCAGGGGTAATCACTAATTTATTGATATAAGCTTGTGCTACTCCTTCAACTGTTCCAAATGCTACCTGTACTGTCTCGTTTGATTTGGTTTGAGTTGGCGTTACCACGATAAGTCCGGCGTCTGTCTCTACAGGTTTATTGTAGGGAATTGTTTTACCATTGAACTCTGCCTCATTAGCGTTCAATGCCTTTACCGGCCAGGTTTGTAAAAACGATTGAGCATTACGCTTTAAAAGCTGGACTTTTACCGGAACATCACGATAAAGTGTATACTTTGAAAATCGCCTGTCAACAGTGTAGTTGTTTTCTAAATCCAAAGACTGAATTACCTTTTTCATCAGGTCACTTGTTCTTAGGATCTGGATCTCGTTGTCGATAATTTTATCAGACGAAAACATTTCCAGTTGCTGTAAAATGTCTTTATCGCTGTTTGATTCTTTGTCTTTGATGAGAATTGCGGTGTCAATTTTAAAAAGCGGAATCCTTGTCCTGGCATAAATGATACCAAGTACAAACATCACAATCACTGATAATATGATCCATTTCCAGTGCCTGAGATATTTTTGCAAAGCCTCTTTAAAGTTGATCTCATGGCCAACTTCGGGCTCAAATTGTTCATCAGAAAATTCTGAAGATGCTTGCATTTAAATTATTTAAGTAAAACAATTATTAATGATAGTGCTGAAATTGCAATAGGCAACACCCTTAAAAGTATATCAGATTGAGCTACCTTTGCTTTTGATGCTTTCACATAAATGATATCATTGCTGTGCAGGTAATAATATGGAGAAGCAAATACATCTCTTTTAGTAAGGTCAACTTCAGCAAATTCTTTTTTGCCATCAACATCTCTTATAATCTCTATCTGATCTCTTTTTGCAAATGTGGTAAGGTCACCTGCAATAGTTATAGCTTCGGGCAGGGTTATTCGCTCATTAGGCACAACATAAATTCCGGGTTTTACAACCTCGCCCAAAACAGAAACCTTATAATTTAAAAACCTTACAACTACGGTAGGCTCTTTCAGATAAATCTCCAGCTGCTTTTTAATTTTTTCAGTAGCTTCGTTAATAGTAAGGTTATTTACATTTACCGTACCTATAAGCGGCAGGGTGATTCTGCCTTCCACATCTACAAGGTAGCCAGGCGCAGCAGCTTGAGTTAATCCGGTTCCCGCATCAGGGGCTTGTGCCGTAGTGGCAACATTTGCAGTATATGGGTTAAAAAAACTGCTGGCCTCGGGGCTTAACGAATTAACATAAATAGACAGTATATCTTCTGATTGTATACGCGGAATATATTTTTTCGCTATTTCAATAGTATCTTTTCCATTAGTCCCCTTTTGAAAATAAGTGATCTTCCTTTCATTAAAACATGAAGAGAAAAAGACCAGCATCAACGGAAAAATTATGTAAGCTTTTAAATGTTTAATCATGAAGATAATTATAACTGTGATTTTGATAAGTTAAGCCTGCCCTATGGTGCCACCGAAATTAAAACCAAGGCTTCCTTCTTCATGGGTGCGAATGCGTCCATTGGCATCTTCAAATTTCTCTATATTCTCTTTAAGCGCTGTTAACAGCCGTTTTGCATGTTCAGGCGTAAGTATAATTCTTGATTTTACTTTTGCTTTAGGTACTCCCGGTAAAACCCGGATAAAATCAACCACAAACTCAGCATTTGAATGGGTAATTACCGCTAAGTTCGAGTATATACCTTCTGCAATATCCTCAGAAAGTTCAATATTCAATTGTGACTCGTTCGATTCTTCCATAGATGAATATTTATTCATAAATAAAAACACTTATTTCTGTGCCTGGTTATCTATGAATCAAAGTTTAATATGTCACTAAAGTAAGAAACATTTTATTTAAACCACAGTTATTTTTAGATAAAAATACCTAATATTACGTTCTGTTTCGAATATGTTATTAAATGTGGCAAATAATTAATATTAATTTAACGGCTGTGAAAAAATTTTCCTTATTACTTTTTTTATTTTCCAGTGCATTTATAGCACAAAATGTAAAAGCACAATCTTTTTTAAATGCATACCGCGAAAACACCTGGCATTTTGGGATAGGGGCTGATGCAGCCGGGGTGATTAATCCGGGCAGTACGCTTTCCAGATTTGGGTTAGGCGGGCAATTACATTTGCTATACTATCCTACACCTAATGTTGGCGTAAGTGTAAGTACTGGTTTTTTTACTATTCCCGGAAAAGACAAAAATAAAAACTATTCAGTAGTACCATTCACAATAGGTGCAAAAGCTTTTGTATCGCAAGATATCTATTTATCAACTGAAGTAGGCGCTGGCTATTTAACCCCTAAAACAGGCAGCAACATGACAAAGATTGTGGCTCCTGGTATTGGTTATAATGATAATGATACCGGCCTTGATATCAGCTTGCGTTATCAGGTAAATCATCAGCGCGATACTTACGTAAGTATGATTGCTTTGCATTTAGCCTATTACTTTAATCTTTCGCGCGGCTATTAAATCAATAGCTTAACCTTAATACTACTTAAAAAGGCTCAGTTGTGTTATGCAACTGAGCCTTTTTTATGCTGTGCCATTTCCATAAAACAAAAGAGGCGTTCCGGTTATCGGAACGCCTCTTGATTTGTTATTTATTTGATTAAGCTTCTGCTTCTTCAGTTTTAGAAGCCATCAGGCGGTCAAACTCTTCTTGCGAGCCTACTCTGATGTTATCATAAATACGCATACCTGTACCTGAAGGAATTAAGTGACCTACAATCACGTTCTCTTTCAAGCCAAGCATTTTGTCTTTCTTACCTGCAATAGCTGCCTCATTCAGTACCTTGGTAGTTTCCTGGAATGATGCTGCCGAGATAAACGACTTGGTACCTAATGATGCACGTGTGATACCTTGTAATACCGGGCTTGATGTAGCTGCAATTGCATCGCGCACTTCAACCAGTTTAAGGTCTTTACGTTTCAATACAGAGTTCTCATCGCGTAGTTTACGCAGTGATACGATCTGGCCGGCTTTAAGGTTATTTGAATCTCCCGGCTCAACAACTACTTTCTTATCAAAAATATCGTCATTCTCCATCATGAAATCCCAACCATCTACAGCTTCTCTTTCTAAGAAACGGGTATCACCCGGATCCTCGATCTGTACTTTCTGCATCATCTGGTGAACAATAACCTCAAAGTGCTTATCGTTGATCTTCACACCCTGCAAACGGTAAACTTCCTGAATACCATTTACAAGATACTCTTGTACTGCAGCAGGGCCTTTAATTGCAAGGATATCAGCAGGTGAAATAGAACCATCAGACAATGGCATACCAGCTTTAATAAAGTCATTATCCTGTACAAGGATGTGTTTAGAAAGCGGTACTAAGTATTTCTTAACCTGTCCGTCACGAGACTCGATAGTTATTTCACGGTTACCACGTTTAACACCACCTAAAGTCACCACACCATCAATTTCGGTTACTACAGCCGGGTTAGATGGGTTACGTGCCTCAAATAACTCTGTTACACGAGGCAGACCACCGGTGATGTCACGGGTTTTACCTGTTGAACGTGGAATTTTAGCAATTACCTGTCCGGTTTGTATTTTTTCGTTCTCGTCAACTGCTATGTGCGCACCTACCGGGATGTTATAACCTTTAATTACATTACCGGTTTTATCAACAATCTGGATAACCGGGTTTTTGGTTTTGTCCCTGGTATCAATAATTACTTTTTCGCGGTGACCGGTTTGCTCATCCGACTCTTCACGGAAAGTAATACCTTCCAAAACAGCATCAAATTGAGCCTTACCTGAGAATTCTGAAATAATAACGGCGTTATACGGATCCCATGAACAGATACGGTCGCCTTTGGTGATCTTGCTACCATCCTTTATATACAGGTATGAACCGTATGGAATGTTATTGGTCATGATCACTTTATTGCTACCTTCTTCAATGATACGGAATTCACCTGAACGGCCTAAAACTACGTCAACCGGACCATCTTCAGCAGTTTGGAATTCTACAGTACGTACGTTCTCAAATTCAATAATACCGTCATAACGTGCATTGATCTGAGATTCAGCAGCAATGTTAGATGCAGTACCACCCACGTGGAATGTACGAAGTGTTAACTGTGTACCTGGCTCACCGATTGACTGTGCAGCAATTACACCGACAGCCTCACCAGCCTGTACTCGCTTACCTGAAGCAAGGTTACGGCCGTAGCAAAGGGCACAAACACCACGTTTGCTCTCGCATGTTAATACTGAACGGATTTCGATACCTTCAAGCGGAGAGTTCTCAATTCTCTTAGCAATATCTTCATCGATATCCTGACCGGCAGATACTAACAGTTCGTTATTAATTGGGTCAAATACATCATGCAGTGAAGTACGGCCTAAAATACGATCATACAATGGCTCAACAATATCCTCATTGTCTTTCAACGCTGTGGTAAAGATACCGCGTAAAGTACCGCAGTCTGGCTCACCAACAATCATATCCTGGGCAACGTCATGCAAACGACGGGTTAAGTAACCAGCATCCGCTGTTTTTAACGCCGTATCCGCCAAACCTTTACGGGCACCGTGGGTAGAGATAAAGTACTCTAATACCGAAAGCCCTTCTTTAAAGTTTGAAAGAATTGGGTTTTCGATGATCTCGCCACCTGAACCTGATTTCTGAGGTTTCGCCATCAGACCACGCATACCAGCTAACTGACGGATCTGCTCTTTAGAACCACGTGCACCTGAATCAAGCATCATGTACACAGAGTTAAAGCCTTGGTTATCCTTAGACAGGATATCCATTACGTTTGCAGTAAGCCTGTTGTTGATACGGGTCCAGATATCGATGATCTGGTTGTAACGCTCGTTGTTGGTAATGAAACCCATGTTATAGTTATTCATTACTTCTTCAACTTCTTTCGAAGCCTGCTCAATAAGCGTCACTTTTTGTGCAGGGATGTTTACGTCCTGCAGGTTAAATGATAAACCACCACGGAATGCCATCTGAAAGCCCAACTCCTTAATCTCGTCAAGGAATTGTGCTGCACGTGCCATACCTGTGATTTTTACCACTTCACCGATAATATCACGAAGCGATTTTTTAGTTAACAGCTCGTTGATGTAACCAACTTCTTCTGGTACAACCTGGTTAAATAACACACGGCCTACAGTAGTTTCAGTTAGTTTATTAACGATGCTGCCATCGCGTTCTTTAACATTTACTTTTACTTTGATAAAGGCATGCAGGTCAACTTTCTTCTCGTTGTAAGCGATAATTACTTCTTCCGGAGAATAGAAGCTTAAACCTTCACCTTTCACAACACGTGTTTCGTCGGTTTTACGGCCTTTAGTAATGTAATAAAGACCCAATACCATGTCCTGAGAAGGTACTGTAATAGGTGTACCGTTAGCAGGGTTCAAAATGTTGTGCGAAGCCAGCATCAAGATCTGAGCTTCTAATATAGCTGCGTTACCCAGCGGTACGTGTACCGCCATCTGGTCACCGTCAAAGTCGGCGTTGAACGCAGTACAGGTTAACGGGTGCAACTGGATCGCTTTACCTTCAACCAGTTTTGGCTGGAATGCCTGAATACCCAAACGGTGCAGCGTAGGCGCACGGTTTAGTAATACAGGGTGTCCTTTCAATACGTTTTCAAGGATATCCCAAACAAGCGGGTCTTTACGGTCAACAATCTTTTTAGCTGATTTTACAGTTTTAACCACACCTCTTTCGATCATTTTACGAATGATGAATGGTTTAAACAGCTCGGCAGCCATATCTTTTGGTAAACCGCACTCGTGTAATTTAAGGTTAGGACCTACAACAATTACCGAACGGGCAGAGTAATCCACACGTTTACCTAATAAGTTTTGACGGAAACGGCCTTGTTTACCTTTCAGGATATCAGAAAGTGATTTAAGGGCACGATTACCTTCAGTTTTAACAGCGTTTACTTTACGTGAGTTATCAAATAAAGAGTCAACCGCTTCCTGAAGCATACGTTTTTCGTTACGTAAAATTACTTCCGGTGCTTTGATCTCAATCAAACGTTTTAAACGGTTGTTACGGATAATAACACGACGATAAAGGTCATTTAAGTCAGAAGTTGCGAAACGGCCACCTTCTAATGGCACTAACGGACGCAATTCTGGCGGGATAACCGGAACAATCTTTACGATCATCCACTCAGGGTTATTATCTATACGTGTTTTGGCATCACGGAAGGCCTCAACTACCTGAAGGCGTTTTAATGCCTCGTTTTTACGTTGCTGAGAAGTTTCGTTGGCAGCCTGGTGACGTAAGTCGTATGAAAGCTGATCAAGGTCGATACGTTTTAACAGTTCTTCCAAAGCTTCAGCACCCATCTTAGCCACAAATTTCTGAGGATCTTTGTCGTCAAGATATTGGTTTTCTTTTGGAAGGGTATCTAACACGTCAAGGTACTCTTCTTCTGTAAGGAAATCCATTTTAGAAATTCCGTCAGCTTCTTTAATACCTGGCTGGATAACTACATAACGCTCGTAATAAATAATTAAATCAAGCTTTTTAGTAGGCAGGCCTAATAAATAACCGATTTTGTTGGGTAAAGAACGGAAGTACCAGATATGTGCAACAGGAACCACCAGGTTAATGTGGCCCATACGCTCACGACGTACTTTCTTCTCGGTTACTTCAACACCGCAACGGTCGCACACGATACCTTTGTAACGGATACGTTTGTATTTACCGCAATGGCATTCGTAATCTTTAACCGGACCAAAAATACGCTCGCAGAACAAACCATCACGCTCAGGTTTATAAGTCCTGTAGTTGATGGTTTCTGGTTTTAAAACTTCACCGCTTGAACGCTCAAGAATAGACTCTGGTGAGGCTAAGCTGATGGTAATGCTGGTAAAGTTACTTTTGATTTTATTATCCTTTTTGTAAGACATAGTCTCCTTTTGTTTTAATATTTAAATGAGTGATTTAGTGAATGAGTGACCTTTGATCACTATTTGCACATAAAAGTTAACAAAGGACAGGGCTTGTTAGCCCCGTCCTTCACTAATCAATTCATTATTCTAATGTAATATCCAAACCTAAGCCTCTAAGTTCATGAACCAATACGTTGAATGATTCAGGTACTGATGGTGTAGGTAGGTTTTCGCCTTTAACAATGGCTTCGTAAGTTTTAGCACGGCCAATCACGTCGTCAGACTTAACAGTAAGGATTTCCTGAAGGATGTTAGCTGCACCGAATGCCTCAAGTGCCCAAACCTCCATCTCACCAAAACGCTGACCACCGAACTGTGCTTTACCACCCAATGGTTGTTGTGTGATAAGTGAGTACGGACCGATTGAACGGGCGTGCATCTTATCATCAACCATGTGGCCCAATTTCAGCATGTAGATAATACCTACTGTAGTTGGCTGGTCGAAACGCTCACCAGTTAAACCGTTGTGTAAGTAAGTACGGCCTGTTGCAGGTAAGCCTGCTTTAGCAATCCATTCTTCCACTTCGCTATAGCTTGCACCATCGAAGATCGGGGTGGCAAACTTAATACCAAGTTCTTTACCTGCCCAACCTAAAACAGTTTCGTAAATCTGTCCAAGGTTCATACGCGAAGGTACACCCAGCGGGTTAAGAACGATATCTACCGGTGTTCCGTCTTCAAGGAAAGGCATGTCCTCGTCACGTACAATACGTGCAACAATACCTTTGTTACCGTGGCGGCCGGCCATTTTATCACCTACTTTAAGCTTACGCTTTTTAGCAATGTAAACTTTAGCCATTTGTACGATACCTGATGGAAGCTCGTCACCTACGCTGATCGCAAATTTATCACGACGGTAAGCACCTAATTCCTCATTTACTTTGATACCGTAGTTATGCAGTAATAATTTGATCTGATCGTTCTTGTCATCATCAGTAGTCCATTTAGTTGGATTGATGTTTTCGTATTGAAGCTCGGCCAGAATTTTCTGGGTAAACTTAACACCTTTCGGAACAAGCAGTTCTTTATAAACGTTGTAAACACCTTGTGATGTTTTACCGTTAACAATCTCGAACAATTTCTCGATCAGGATATTTTTAAGGTCCTTGATCGCTTTTTCGTGTTTGTTATCCAGTTTCTCCAGCTGCATTTTTTCTTCAGATTTT encodes the following:
- a CDS encoding DUF3467 domain-containing protein, giving the protein MEESNESQLNIELSEDIAEGIYSNLAVITHSNAEFVVDFIRVLPGVPKAKVKSRIILTPEHAKRLLTALKENIEKFEDANGRIRTHEEGSLGFNFGGTIGQA
- a CDS encoding polysaccharide biosynthesis/export family protein, translated to MIKHLKAYIIFPLMLVFFSSCFNERKITYFQKGTNGKDTIEIAKKYIPRIQSEDILSIYVNSLSPEASSFFNPYTANVATTAQAPDAGTGLTQAAAPGYLVDVEGRITLPLIGTVNVNNLTINEATEKIKKQLEIYLKEPTVVVRFLNYKVSVLGEVVKPGIYVVPNERITLPEAITIAGDLTTFAKRDQIEIIRDVDGKKEFAEVDLTKRDVFASPYYYLHSNDIIYVKASKAKVAQSDILLRVLPIAISALSLIIVLLK
- a CDS encoding GumC family protein codes for the protein MQASSEFSDEQFEPEVGHEINFKEALQKYLRHWKWIILSVIVMFVLGIIYARTRIPLFKIDTAILIKDKESNSDKDILQQLEMFSSDKIIDNEIQILRTSDLMKKVIQSLDLENNYTVDRRFSKYTLYRDVPVKVQLLKRNAQSFLQTWPVKALNANEAEFNGKTIPYNKPVETDAGLIVVTPTQTKSNETVQVAFGTVEGVAQAYINKLVITPASKQATVLFISMEDENADRGKDILTKLVDEYNQISIDDKNKTTANTLAFIESRLTAVATELNSVEKKVQDYKSSNKIVDISAQSSIFLSEVQTNDAQLSKINLELGVLKSFEDYLRNSSLDQMKLPAMQGIEDPSLLVLIQQLADAQVKRESMLRTTPATNPSVSSISDQIIALRKTVLQTMQNVRTGLLNNKAQLLQQNNKFSEVIKNVPAKERGLIDVMRDRDIKNNLFTFLLQKREETAMSLASTVSDSKTIDKAKSSSMYFKPAKSVIYIAFLAMGLLIPIGVIYMVNIVDSTVKRRLDIERITRVPIIAQISHTPESNSLITLERPRSMVSEQIRGLRTNLQFILPNNDRKVILFTSNISGEGKSFIALNLGASLATTGKKVIILELDLRKPRFDVILGFQPGLGLSNYLIEQADYKSVLKQHAKQPNLHIITSGPIPPNPAELLLNGRIEKLVDELRKEYDYIIMDAPPIGLLTDAHILSKYADATLFIVRYGYTHKDQIQLIEDLRRKRVFNNLNIVFNSIDKSKTGYGYGYGYGYGYGYYDEETKGRKSWFNRLKG
- the rpoC gene encoding DNA-directed RNA polymerase subunit beta' yields the protein MSYKKDNKIKSNFTSITISLASPESILERSSGEVLKPETINYRTYKPERDGLFCERIFGPVKDYECHCGKYKRIRYKGIVCDRCGVEVTEKKVRRERMGHINLVVPVAHIWYFRSLPNKIGYLLGLPTKKLDLIIYYERYVVIQPGIKEADGISKMDFLTEEEYLDVLDTLPKENQYLDDKDPQKFVAKMGAEALEELLKRIDLDQLSYDLRHQAANETSQQRKNEALKRLQVVEAFRDAKTRIDNNPEWMIVKIVPVIPPELRPLVPLEGGRFATSDLNDLYRRVIIRNNRLKRLIEIKAPEVILRNEKRMLQEAVDSLFDNSRKVNAVKTEGNRALKSLSDILKGKQGRFRQNLLGKRVDYSARSVIVVGPNLKLHECGLPKDMAAELFKPFIIRKMIERGVVKTVKSAKKIVDRKDPLVWDILENVLKGHPVLLNRAPTLHRLGIQAFQPKLVEGKAIQLHPLTCTAFNADFDGDQMAVHVPLGNAAILEAQILMLASHNILNPANGTPITVPSQDMVLGLYYITKGRKTDETRVVKGEGLSFYSPEEVIIAYNEKKVDLHAFIKVKVNVKERDGSIVNKLTETTVGRVLFNQVVPEEVGYINELLTKKSLRDIIGEVVKITGMARAAQFLDEIKELGFQMAFRGGLSFNLQDVNIPAQKVTLIEQASKEVEEVMNNYNMGFITNNERYNQIIDIWTRINNRLTANVMDILSKDNQGFNSVYMMLDSGARGSKEQIRQLAGMRGLMAKPQKSGSGGEIIENPILSNFKEGLSVLEYFISTHGARKGLADTALKTADAGYLTRRLHDVAQDMIVGEPDCGTLRGIFTTALKDNEDIVEPLYDRILGRTSLHDVFDPINNELLVSAGQDIDEDIAKRIENSPLEGIEIRSVLTCESKRGVCALCYGRNLASGKRVQAGEAVGVIAAQSIGEPGTQLTLRTFHVGGTASNIAAESQINARYDGIIEFENVRTVEFQTAEDGPVDVVLGRSGEFRIIEEGSNKVIMTNNIPYGSYLYIKDGSKITKGDRICSWDPYNAVIISEFSGKAQFDAVLEGITFREESDEQTGHREKVIIDTRDKTKNPVIQIVDKTGNVIKGYNIPVGAHIAVDENEKIQTGQVIAKIPRSTGKTRDITGGLPRVTELFEARNPSNPAVVTEIDGVVTLGGVKRGNREITIESRDGQVKKYLVPLSKHILVQDNDFIKAGMPLSDGSISPADILAIKGPAAVQEYLVNGIQEVYRLQGVKINDKHFEVIVHQMMQKVQIEDPGDTRFLEREAVDGWDFMMENDDIFDKKVVVEPGDSNNLKAGQIVSLRKLRDENSVLKRKDLKLVEVRDAIAATSSPVLQGITRASLGTKSFISAASFQETTKVLNEAAIAGKKDKMLGLKENVIVGHLIPSGTGMRIYDNIRVGSQEEFDRLMASKTEEAEA